In Microplitis demolitor isolate Queensland-Clemson2020A chromosome 9, iyMicDemo2.1a, whole genome shotgun sequence, one genomic interval encodes:
- the LOC103574702 gene encoding BMP-binding endothelial regulator protein isoform X1, with protein sequence MRKHTMFCVATPLTLALVLLSIARQCDSVSESIIGSRETCDIEGEDFTVDKIPNTRCFSCICKNGFVECLQQQCPSIEGCYTLLERHDDECCHRCKGCVRNGVHHASGTEWTEPSDPCRILACKAGVITESKLRCYTPCKNPLPPAAGQCCPTCSGCFVNGQKVTADRTVTTTEDPCVTCRCNMGRLTCAKQACPVQHCPLSRIVHEPGECCPHCTGSGRYMSPPKGACMLSQAIYNSGSTFYVDQCTRCSCLNSTISCIKETCPVLECTAEHQVTLPGRCCPQCPVVGEETRASCLYAGHTYLDGESWKLDSCKACACMQGKVRCAMPMCQPINLPCPPNSRLEHPDGQCCPRCVESDGVCTVFGDPHYKTFDGKFFSFKGPCKYQLVSDCLGHTFSIRVTNDAKSSRSSAWTKTIALKMGDLRVNLGQRMRVKVNGMKIDVPYRLPNKLEINRTADSILVNTKIGIKILWDGIGFIEVSAPTSYRERLCGLCGNFNSMPKDDFTTRRGRLVQDPYPFGQSWAVGSKKSCGKPRVDRERRCRSRQDHRLCNRLRSQIFEPCHKKVNPTMYYKSCLQDMCECPTDNCYCQSFIAYVRECQRLGIQLPHWRKSTRCRAVWDITTPGTNNIRRRRH encoded by the exons ATGAGAAAACACACAATGTTTTGCGTCGCGACGCCATTAACCTTGGCTCTGGTACTACTTTCGATCGCACGACAATGTGACTCTGTTTCTGAGAGTATTATCG gcagTCGAGAAACTTGTGATATTGAAGGGGAAGATTTCACAGTTGACAAAATACCAAATACAAGATGTTTCAGTTGCATCTGCAAG aACGGATTTGTCGAGTGTTTGCAACAACAGTGTCCAAGTATCGAGGGATGTTACACTTTATTAGAACGACATGACGATGAATGTTGTCATCGATGCAAAg gATGCGTGAGGAACGGAGTCCATCATGCATCGGGTACAGAATGGACAGAGCCGAGTGACCCATGCAGAATATTGGCGTGCAAAGCCGGAGTAATAACAGAATCAAAATTACGGTGTTACACGCCCTGTAAAAATCCACTACCGCCAGCAGCAGGTCAGTGTTGTCCAACATGCTCGGGATGCTTCGTTAATGGGCAAAAAGTAACTGCCGATCGGACAGTAACGACCACTGAAGACCCGTGTGTTACTTGTCGATGCAACATGGGCAGATTGACTTGCGCCAAACAGGCGTGTCCAGTCCAACATTGTCCTCTGTCGCGGATTGTCCATGAACCTGGTGAATGTTGTCCTCATTGTACTG gTAGCGGACGTTACATGTCACCTCCAAAAGGCGCCTGTATGCTCAGCCAAGCAATTTATAATTCCGGGTCAACATTTTATGTTGACCAGTGCACGCGATGCTCGTGTTTAAATTCAACGATATCGTGCATTAAGGAGACCTGTCCTGTTTTGGAATGTACAGCTGAGCACCAGGTGACGTTGCCGGGGCGATGCTGTCCTCAATGTCCGGTTGTTGGAGAAGAAACACGTGCTTCTTGTCTTTACGCTGGACATACTTACCTG GATGGCGAGTCATGGAAACTTGATTCCTGCAAAGCATGCGCTTGCATGCAGGGTAAAGTACGATGTGCCATGCCCATGTGTCAGCCGATTAATCTTCCATGTCCGCCAAATTCGCGGTTGGAACACCCAGACGGTCAATGCTGTCCACGCTGCGTTGAAA gcGACGGCGTGTGTACAGTTTTTGGTGACCCTCATTACAAAACATTcgatggtaaattttttagctttaaagGTCCATGTAAATATCAATTAGTTAGCGATTGTCTGGGCCATACATTCAGTATTCGTGTTACAAATGACGCTAAATCATCACGATCATCAGCTTGGACCAAAACTATCGccttaaaa ATGGGAGACTTGAGAGTAAATCTCGGGCAGCGGATGAGAGTCAAAGTGAATGGGATGAAGATCGATGTCCCTTATCGGCTACCGAACAAGCTGGAGATCAACCGAACTGCTGACAGCATTTTGGTGAACACCAAGATCGGTATCAAGATACTCTGGGATGGAATTGGATTCATTGAGGTCTCGGCACCCACGAGTTATCGCGAAAGACTCTGTGGTCTGTGTGGTAATTTTAACTCGATGCCTAAAGATGATTTTACTACGAGAAGAGGGAGACTTGTTCAGGATCCATATCCTTTTGGGCAATCCTGGGCCGTTGGGTCTAAGAAATCCTGCGGGAAACCGAGAGTCGATCGGGAACGGCGATGCAGAAGCCGTCAGGATCATcg ACTATGCAACCGTCTGAGATCTCAAATCTTCGAGCCATGTCACAAAAAAGTAAACCCAACAATGTACTACAAATCGTGTCTCCAAGACATGTGTGAATGTCCAACGGACAATTGTTACTGTCAATCATTTATCGCGTATGTACGCGAATGCCAGCGATTAGGAATTCAGTTACCACACTGGAGAAAATCAACAAGATGTCGAGCTGTCTGGGATATAACGACTCCTGGCACAAATAATATCAGACGACGtcgtcattaa
- the LOC103574702 gene encoding BMP-binding endothelial regulator protein isoform X2, whose translation MFQLHLQGKNKNGFVECLQQQCPSIEGCYTLLERHDDECCHRCKGCVRNGVHHASGTEWTEPSDPCRILACKAGVITESKLRCYTPCKNPLPPAAGQCCPTCSGCFVNGQKVTADRTVTTTEDPCVTCRCNMGRLTCAKQACPVQHCPLSRIVHEPGECCPHCTGSGRYMSPPKGACMLSQAIYNSGSTFYVDQCTRCSCLNSTISCIKETCPVLECTAEHQVTLPGRCCPQCPVVGEETRASCLYAGHTYLDGESWKLDSCKACACMQGKVRCAMPMCQPINLPCPPNSRLEHPDGQCCPRCVESDGVCTVFGDPHYKTFDGKFFSFKGPCKYQLVSDCLGHTFSIRVTNDAKSSRSSAWTKTIALKMGDLRVNLGQRMRVKVNGMKIDVPYRLPNKLEINRTADSILVNTKIGIKILWDGIGFIEVSAPTSYRERLCGLCGNFNSMPKDDFTTRRGRLVQDPYPFGQSWAVGSKKSCGKPRVDRERRCRSRQDHRLCNRLRSQIFEPCHKKVNPTMYYKSCLQDMCECPTDNCYCQSFIAYVRECQRLGIQLPHWRKSTRCRAVWDITTPGTNNIRRRRH comes from the exons ATGTTTCAGTTGCATCTGCAAGGTAAAAACaaa aACGGATTTGTCGAGTGTTTGCAACAACAGTGTCCAAGTATCGAGGGATGTTACACTTTATTAGAACGACATGACGATGAATGTTGTCATCGATGCAAAg gATGCGTGAGGAACGGAGTCCATCATGCATCGGGTACAGAATGGACAGAGCCGAGTGACCCATGCAGAATATTGGCGTGCAAAGCCGGAGTAATAACAGAATCAAAATTACGGTGTTACACGCCCTGTAAAAATCCACTACCGCCAGCAGCAGGTCAGTGTTGTCCAACATGCTCGGGATGCTTCGTTAATGGGCAAAAAGTAACTGCCGATCGGACAGTAACGACCACTGAAGACCCGTGTGTTACTTGTCGATGCAACATGGGCAGATTGACTTGCGCCAAACAGGCGTGTCCAGTCCAACATTGTCCTCTGTCGCGGATTGTCCATGAACCTGGTGAATGTTGTCCTCATTGTACTG gTAGCGGACGTTACATGTCACCTCCAAAAGGCGCCTGTATGCTCAGCCAAGCAATTTATAATTCCGGGTCAACATTTTATGTTGACCAGTGCACGCGATGCTCGTGTTTAAATTCAACGATATCGTGCATTAAGGAGACCTGTCCTGTTTTGGAATGTACAGCTGAGCACCAGGTGACGTTGCCGGGGCGATGCTGTCCTCAATGTCCGGTTGTTGGAGAAGAAACACGTGCTTCTTGTCTTTACGCTGGACATACTTACCTG GATGGCGAGTCATGGAAACTTGATTCCTGCAAAGCATGCGCTTGCATGCAGGGTAAAGTACGATGTGCCATGCCCATGTGTCAGCCGATTAATCTTCCATGTCCGCCAAATTCGCGGTTGGAACACCCAGACGGTCAATGCTGTCCACGCTGCGTTGAAA gcGACGGCGTGTGTACAGTTTTTGGTGACCCTCATTACAAAACATTcgatggtaaattttttagctttaaagGTCCATGTAAATATCAATTAGTTAGCGATTGTCTGGGCCATACATTCAGTATTCGTGTTACAAATGACGCTAAATCATCACGATCATCAGCTTGGACCAAAACTATCGccttaaaa ATGGGAGACTTGAGAGTAAATCTCGGGCAGCGGATGAGAGTCAAAGTGAATGGGATGAAGATCGATGTCCCTTATCGGCTACCGAACAAGCTGGAGATCAACCGAACTGCTGACAGCATTTTGGTGAACACCAAGATCGGTATCAAGATACTCTGGGATGGAATTGGATTCATTGAGGTCTCGGCACCCACGAGTTATCGCGAAAGACTCTGTGGTCTGTGTGGTAATTTTAACTCGATGCCTAAAGATGATTTTACTACGAGAAGAGGGAGACTTGTTCAGGATCCATATCCTTTTGGGCAATCCTGGGCCGTTGGGTCTAAGAAATCCTGCGGGAAACCGAGAGTCGATCGGGAACGGCGATGCAGAAGCCGTCAGGATCATcg ACTATGCAACCGTCTGAGATCTCAAATCTTCGAGCCATGTCACAAAAAAGTAAACCCAACAATGTACTACAAATCGTGTCTCCAAGACATGTGTGAATGTCCAACGGACAATTGTTACTGTCAATCATTTATCGCGTATGTACGCGAATGCCAGCGATTAGGAATTCAGTTACCACACTGGAGAAAATCAACAAGATGTCGAGCTGTCTGGGATATAACGACTCCTGGCACAAATAATATCAGACGACGtcgtcattaa